A genomic window from Arthrobacter globiformis includes:
- a CDS encoding sensor histidine kinase, with protein sequence MPDSPLYSAAAVAVIALAVAIIVAVGLKVLRSFRELGTDAERATYNTLHAASKAGRHLRTGLNPAGAAKASRQLRTLLGCDALAILDVSGVLAWDGTAEELRPGLMGLAADVLSNGRTQVFNAADLQLRSPKSGSVAAAVVAPVRAGSRVVGAVAAFAPQAGAGLVRATTEVADWVATQVELAELDASRTLLMEAEVRALRAQISPHFIYNSLNAIASFINTDPARARELVVEFADFTRYSFRRHGDFTTLAEELRCIDRYLLLERARFGERVQVSLRIAPEVLSTVIPFLSLQPLVENAVRHGLEAKEGPGHITISANDSGAFAEVTIEDDGVGMDPVQLQSMLAGHLDGEHVGLRNVDARLRQVYGDEHGLVIETAPGEGTLITMRVPKSQPDHDA encoded by the coding sequence ATGCCGGATTCCCCTCTCTATTCCGCAGCCGCCGTGGCCGTCATCGCGCTCGCGGTGGCCATCATCGTCGCCGTCGGACTCAAGGTGCTGCGCTCCTTCCGGGAGCTGGGCACCGATGCCGAGCGGGCCACCTACAACACTCTCCACGCCGCCTCGAAAGCCGGCCGGCACCTGCGGACCGGGTTGAACCCCGCGGGCGCCGCCAAGGCCAGCCGCCAGCTTCGCACCCTGCTTGGCTGTGACGCGCTGGCCATCCTGGATGTGTCCGGTGTGCTGGCCTGGGACGGGACTGCGGAGGAACTGCGTCCCGGGCTGATGGGGCTCGCCGCAGATGTGCTCTCCAATGGCAGGACCCAGGTTTTCAACGCCGCCGACCTGCAGCTTCGTTCCCCCAAGTCCGGATCAGTCGCGGCCGCCGTCGTGGCTCCCGTCCGGGCCGGCTCGCGTGTGGTGGGAGCGGTTGCCGCCTTCGCCCCGCAGGCGGGGGCAGGGCTGGTGCGCGCAACCACCGAAGTGGCCGACTGGGTGGCCACGCAGGTGGAGCTGGCCGAGCTGGACGCCTCCCGGACGCTCCTGATGGAGGCGGAGGTGCGGGCCCTCCGCGCCCAGATCAGCCCGCACTTCATCTACAACTCGCTGAACGCGATCGCCTCCTTCATCAACACCGATCCAGCCCGGGCGCGGGAACTGGTGGTGGAGTTTGCGGACTTCACCCGGTACTCGTTCCGGCGGCACGGGGACTTCACCACGCTGGCCGAGGAGCTGCGCTGCATCGACAGGTACCTGCTGCTGGAGCGGGCCCGGTTCGGCGAGCGGGTGCAGGTCAGCCTGCGGATCGCGCCGGAGGTGCTGAGCACGGTGATCCCCTTCCTGAGCCTGCAGCCGCTCGTGGAGAATGCGGTCCGACACGGCCTGGAGGCGAAGGAGGGGCCGGGTCACATCACCATCTCCGCCAACGATTCGGGCGCGTTCGCCGAGGTCACCATCGAGGACGACGGCGTGGGGATGGATCCGGTTCAGCTGCAGTCCATGCTGGCCGGCCACCTGGACGGCGAGCACGTGGGCCTGCGGAACGTCGATGCCCGGCTCCGGCAGGTGTACGGCGACGAGCACGGCCTGGTGATCGAGACGGCTCCCGGCGAGGGCACACTCATCACCATGCGGGTCCCCAAGTCCCAGCCGGACCACGACGCGTGA